In Mycobacterium sp. Aquia_213, the sequence GGAGAACATTTGATCCCGGCGCTCTTCGAGATTGGCCGCCCGTGCCAGGTCGATCAGCAGCCCCAGCGTCTCGCGGGTGACGCGGTGCTTGCTGTAGTCGATGTAGAGGTCGCCGACCGTCACCGTCAGATCGCGACCGCGGTCGGGGTCGTCGTCGAAAAATTCGCGCAGGTGGGTTTCGCCGATTTGCTCGTGATGCCTACGCAGGGCGTCCCACGCCGGAGTCGCGGTGATGTCGGGGATGGTGAGCACGGAGGTCATGGTTCGACCCTAGTGCCGACTTACGGGCCACAGCCACCGCTAGCGGGCAGCGCAATCCGCCGCAGTAATACGGAAATTAGCGGTAAAGGAACCCTCGGTATCGAGGATTGTCAGTGGCCGAGCCGGCCCCGGCCCAGGCGCAGCAGCAGCATCGCCAAGTCCTTGCCCTCCGGGCCGAGCTCGCTGTAACGCTGGATGACCTTCATTTCGCGGCTGTGGACCAGCCGGGTTCCGCCGGATGCCATCCGCGCACGACCGATCTCCCGAGAAACCTCGGCGCGCCTTTGGACAGCGGCGAGTATCTCGGCATCAAGCCGGTCGATCTCCAGGCGCAACTCTTCAATGTTGGCCAACTGTTCAATGTCGATCATCTCGACGCTCATCCCTACACCCCCGTGTTGTTTTGATGTTGTTCTTTTGGTCTTGTTCGCTATTGGGCTGGAAAACGTTTCTTGCACTGGAAAAAGTTCGAGCCCTGAATCCGGATGCGGACCACAGGGCTCTAGCGATCACAGCTAGACCATGGGCACCGCTGGCCGGTACCCACAGTAAAATCGGCGACGCCACTCGAGGATCGAGAGGCGGCGATGGAGCTGTGCATTGTCCATGTAACGAGTGTGCCACACGCTCGGACACCCGGGAGCAAAACGACGAGTTCAACACCTGCACCTTGCTCGGGGGCCCTAGCCTGGGCTTTTGTCGTCGGCGGGTAGCGCTAAATTAAGACAGACATGACTGTGCACGCAACTGATGCCAAGCTCGCCGCCGAGATCGATGAGCTGCTCGACGGCCTCAATCCCCAACAGCGCCAAGCCGTGGTACACCAGGGCTCGCCCTTGCTGATCGTCGCGGGCGCGGGCTCCGGGAAGACCGCGGTGCTGACCCGTCGAGTGGCCTATCTGATCGCCGCGCGCGGTGTCGGGGTCGGTCAGATTCTGGCCATCACCTTCACTAACAAAGCCGCCGCTGAGATGCGTGAACGGGTGGTACGGCTGATCGGCAACCGCGCTCGCGCGATGTGGGTGTCCACCTTCCACTCCACCTGCGTACGCATCCTGCGCAACCAGGCCTCGCTGATCAAAGGCCTCAATTCCAACTTCTCTATCTACGACGCCGACGACTCGCGGCGCCTGCTGCAGATGATCGGGCGCGACATGGGCCTGGACATCAAGCGGTACTCGCCGCGTCTGCTGTCCGTCGCGATCTCCAACCTGAAGAACGAGCTGATCGATCCGGACCAGGCTGTGTCCAACCTCACGGACGAATCCGATGACTTGGCTCACACTGTTGTCTCGGTCTACGGCGAATACCAACGGCGGCTGCGGGCGGCCAACGCCCTGGACTTCGATGATTTGATCGGCGAGACCGTCGCGGTGCTGCAGACCTTCCCGCAGATCGCCCAGTACTACCGGCGCCGGTTCCGGCATGTCCTGGTCGACGAATACCAGGACACCAACCATGCCCAGTACGTATTGGTGCGGGAATTGGTCGGACGCGACGACGGCAATTCGTCCGACGACGACGTCCCGCCCGCGGAGTTATGTGTGGTCGGCGATGCCGATCAATCTATCTATGCGTTCCGGGGCGCCACCATTCGCAATATCGAGGAGTTCGAACGCGACTACCCCGATGCCACCACTATTCTGCTTGAGCAGAATTACCGCTCGACACAGAACATTCTTTCGGCGGCCAATTCGGTGATCGCGCGCAACTCCGGACGCCGGGAGAAGCGGCTGTGGACCGACGCCGGTGAAGGGGAGTTGATCGTCGGCTATGTCGCCGACAATGAGCACGACGAGGCCAGGTTCGTCGCCCAAGAAATTGACGCGCTCGCCGAGCAGGACGAAATTACCTATAACGATGTAGCCGTCTTCTATCGCACCAACAATTCGTCGCGGTCGCTGGAAGAGGTGTTCATTCGAGCCGGCATCCCCTACAAGGTCGTCGGGGGAGTGCGGTTCTACGAGCGCAAGGAGATCCGCGACATCGTCGCCTACTTGCGGGTGCTGGACAACCCCGGTGACGCGGTCAGCATGCGGCGCATCCTCAACACTCCCCGCCGGGGCATCGGCGACCGCGCCGAGGCGTGTGTGGCGGTCTACGCCGAGAACACCGGCGCCAGCTTCGCCGACGCGTTGGTCGCCGCCGCCGCGGGCAAAGTTCCGATGCTCAATTCCCGTGCAGAGAAGGCGATTTCGGGATTCGTGGAGATCCTCGACGATCTGCGGGGCCACCTCGACGACGACCTGGGCGATCTGGTCGAGGCGGTGCTGGAACGCACCGGATACCGTCGGGAGCTGGAGTCCTCGACCGATCCGCAGGAGTTGGCCCGGCTGGACAACCTCAACGAACTCGTCAGCGTCGCACACGAATTCAGCATCGATGCGGCCAACGCCGCCGCGCTCGACGAGTCCCCACAGGACGAGGACGTGCCCGAAACCGGGGCGCTGGCGTCGTTTCTGGAACGGGTTTCCCTGGTCGCCGATACCGACGAGATTCCCGAACACGCGGCCGGCGTCGTGACGCTGATGACGTTGCACACGGCCAAGGGTCTGGAGTTCCCGGTCGTGTTCGTCACCGGCTGGGAGGACGGGATGTTCCCGCATATGCGGGCACTCGACGATCCGGGCGAACTCTCCGAGGAACGCCGGCTGGCCTACGTGGGCATCACTCGCGCCCGGCAACGTCTGTACCTGAGTCGGGCCATCGTCCGGTCCTCCTGGGGGCAGCCCATGCTCAACCCGGAATCGCGCTTCCTGCAAGAGATTCCGCAAGAACTGATGGACTGGCGGCGCACCGCGCCGGCTCCGTCGTACAGCGCGCCGGTGAGCGGTGCCGGACGGTTCGGGACACCACGCGCCGCGCCCACCCGCTCCGGAGCAACCAAACGTCCGTTACTGGTGCTGGCTCCCGGCGATCGCGTGACGCACGACAAGTACGGGCTGGGCCGGGTCGAGGAAGTCTCCGGCGTCGGCGAATCGGCGATGTCGCTGATCGACTTCGGCAGCGCCGGGCGGGTCAAGCTGATGCACAACCACGCTCCGGTCAGCAAGCTCTAAGACTCCTGTAGCCAGCGTTTGGTCTGCGGGTGCAGCGCCAACACGACGCTGGCGATCGGCAGCAGCGGGAAGGCGTGCACGATCCACGCGACGCGAGCGCCCGCGATGAAAACGCCGCCGTAGGTCAGCACCGCGACCACCGCACCTGTTGTGATCAAGTAGCGGCCCAGGGCGCGACGCTGCAGCAGCATGATCACGCCCGCGACGGTGGTGGTCGCGAAGACCAGGGCGAGAAACGCGATCGCGATACAGAACAGGCGATCGGTCCGCCACCAGCCGGCGATCAAATCGGTGGCCACCACCGACGTGGCCCATCCGCTGACGATGCTGACCGCAGCGGCCGCGATCACCGTCCGGGGAGTCGGTTCATCGACCGTGCGGTCGGGCAGGCTGCTGCGCGCGGCCGCGCGGGTGGCGCCCTGATCGGGTGCGGCCGGCTGGGGCAGATGCGTCGTCGGGGTTTCCGGGATCGAGGGCATCGGCCCGCTCGGGGCACGCCGAATGATCCGGGTTCGTGATTCGGGCGGCGGCTCGGTTGGCGCGGGGTCGTTCGGCGCGGTCACCTCAACCAGCGTAATTGCCGACGAAAATTCCTCGCTTGGCCAGCCACGGCACGGGGTCGATTCGTTCGGTGCCGCCTTGCAGCACCTCGAAGTGCAGATGTGGCCCGGTGGAATTGCCCCGGTTGCCGATGGTGGCGATCTGGTCGCCGGCCATCACGTGCTGGCCGACGCTGACCAGCGTGGTGTTGATGTGGCCGTACAGCGTGACGGTGCCGTCGGCGTGCAGCAGCTTGACCCACATGCCGTAGCCGGCGGTCGGGCCGGAGTCGATGACGACGCCGTCGGACACCGCCACGATCGGCGTTCCGATGGCGTTGGCGAGGTCGATGCCGGCGTGCAGCACGCCCCAGCGATACCCGAAGTTCGACGTGAAGATCCCGTGGGTGGGCATGACGTACAGCGGCTGCTGCAGTCGCGCCTCGCGCTGGGCCCGGTCGTTCGCGAAGGCCACGCCCTTGGCGAGCTCCTGGTTGTGCAGGGCGTTCGCCGCGGGCTGGACCGCGATCACCTGGGCGCCGCGCGGGCCGTTGCTGCTCGACCCGCCGGTCAGTGCCGACGCGTTGGCGGTCAGCACGGTCTCGGCCTTGGTGGTTTCGGCTTGGCTGGTCGCGGTGTGCGCCGCCGCGGCGGCCGCGCCGGCGGCCATCGACGCGATCAGCACGCGACCCTTGGCCGCGCTGGTCGGTTGCTTGCGGTGCTGCCCGCCGCGGCGGGCCACACCGGTCACGTCGATGTCGTCCGAGTCGGGGTCGACGCCGAGCTTGAAGGCGAGCTGGGCCAGCGCCTCGTTGGCGGCCGCGGGGGTGGGGGCCGCCAGCCGCAGCGGCGTCAGGTCGTCGACGTCATTTAGATCGTCGAGCTCGGGCGCGAGCAGTACGCGTGCTTCGTAGTCGAACGTGGAGTCGTTGCTGAGGTCCAGGTCGTCCAGCTCACCGGAGTCCGCGAAGTCCAGGTCGTCGAAGTCGAAGCCGTCCAGCGGCAGGATTTCGGTGACTTCGTTGAGGTGAGTTTGCGCCCAAGGATCGCGCTGATGGCGGCCGGCTCCTGACATCGCAGGAGTACGCGCAAGGCGGTGTTGGGACAAGCTGAAATGTCCTCGTATCGTGACCATACCGTTATCTGGACTTTAGGACGTTATCCGTTTACCGATCCGACTGGCAACCTCGGGGCCAGATTGTGAACTGGATCACGTTTGGCCCCTGCTGGCGTGTCGTGACCTGTGCCACATGGGTGGATGCGGCGGAAGGGGCCGTTTGGAGTGTGGATACAGTTCCACCGTGCGAGTTGCCGATTCCGGCACCGCCGCGCTGTAGGCCTTGCAAATAACTCGAGCGAAGACAGTGAGTTCATGGACCTTTTCGAGTATCAAGCGAAAGAACTGTTCGTCAAGCACAACGTACCTACTACGCCCGGTCGTGTAACCGACACCGCCGAGGGTGCAAAGGAAATCGCAACCGAGGTCGGCGCCCCGGTGATGGTCAAGGCGCAGGTCAAGGTCGGTGGCCGAGGCAAAGCGGGTGGCGTCAAATTCGCCGCGACACCCGACGACGCCTTCGAGCACGCCAAGAACATCCTGGGCCTGGACATCAAGGGCCACATCGTGAAGAAGCTGCTGGTCGCCGAGGCCAGCGACATCGCCGAGGAGTACTACATCTCCTTCCTGCTCGACCGCGCCAACCGGACCTACCTGGCGATGTGCTCGGTCGAGGGCGGTATGGAGATCGAAGAAGTGGCCGCCACCAAGCCCGAGCGGCTGGCCAAGGTGCCGGTGGACGCCGTGACCGGTGTGGACCTGGCGACGGCCCGCTCCATCGCGGAGAAGGGCCACCTGCCCGCCGAGGTGCTCGACGCGGCGGCCAACACGATCTCCAAGCTGTGGGAGCTGTTCGTCGCCGAGGACGCCACGCTGGTCGAGGTGAACCCGCTGGTGCGCACGCCTGACGACCAGATCCTCGCGCTGGACGGCAAGGTGACCCTGGACGCCAACGCCGACTTCCGTCAGCCCGGCCACGTCGAGTTCGAGGACCGCGACGCCACCGACCCGCTGGAACTCAAGGCCAAGGAGCACGACCTCAACTACGTCAAGCTCGACGGCGCCGTCGGCATCATCGGTAACGGCGCGGGTCTGGTGATGTCGACGCTCGACGTCGTCGCCTACGCCGGTGAGAAGCACGGCGGGGTCAAGCCGGCCAACTTCCTCGACATCGGCGGTGGCGCGTCGGCCGAGGTGATGGCCGCGGGCCTTGACGTCATCCTGAACGACAAGCAGGTCAAGAGTGTGTTCGTGAACGTGTTCGGCGGCATCACCTCCTGCGACGCCGTCGCCAACGGCATCGTGACCGCGCTGAACATGCTCGGCGACGAGGCCAACAAGCCGCTCGTGGTCCGGCTCGACGGCAACAACGTCGAGGAAGGCCGACAGATCCTGGCTCAAGCCAACCACCCGCTGGTGATCCAGGCCGAGACCATGGACGCCGGTGCCGACAAAGCCGCCGAGCTGGCGAACAAGTAAAGACCAAAGGAGCCATGGCCAATGTCTATTTTTCTTAACGCGGATTCCAAGGTCATCGTCCAGGGCATCACCGGCGGCGAGGGCACCAAGCACACCGCGCTGATGCTGAAAGCCGGCACCCAGGTGGTGGGTGGCGTCAACGCCCGCAAGGCCGGCACCACC encodes:
- a CDS encoding M23 family metallopeptidase; its protein translation is MSGAGRHQRDPWAQTHLNEVTEILPLDGFDFDDLDFADSGELDDLDLSNDSTFDYEARVLLAPELDDLNDVDDLTPLRLAAPTPAAANEALAQLAFKLGVDPDSDDIDVTGVARRGGQHRKQPTSAAKGRVLIASMAAGAAAAAAHTATSQAETTKAETVLTANASALTGGSSSNGPRGAQVIAVQPAANALHNQELAKGVAFANDRAQREARLQQPLYVMPTHGIFTSNFGYRWGVLHAGIDLANAIGTPIVAVSDGVVIDSGPTAGYGMWVKLLHADGTVTLYGHINTTLVSVGQHVMAGDQIATIGNRGNSTGPHLHFEVLQGGTERIDPVPWLAKRGIFVGNYAG
- the sucC gene encoding ADP-forming succinate--CoA ligase subunit beta, whose product is MDLFEYQAKELFVKHNVPTTPGRVTDTAEGAKEIATEVGAPVMVKAQVKVGGRGKAGGVKFAATPDDAFEHAKNILGLDIKGHIVKKLLVAEASDIAEEYYISFLLDRANRTYLAMCSVEGGMEIEEVAATKPERLAKVPVDAVTGVDLATARSIAEKGHLPAEVLDAAANTISKLWELFVAEDATLVEVNPLVRTPDDQILALDGKVTLDANADFRQPGHVEFEDRDATDPLELKAKEHDLNYVKLDGAVGIIGNGAGLVMSTLDVVAYAGEKHGGVKPANFLDIGGGASAEVMAAGLDVILNDKQVKSVFVNVFGGITSCDAVANGIVTALNMLGDEANKPLVVRLDGNNVEEGRQILAQANHPLVIQAETMDAGADKAAELANK
- a CDS encoding chorismate mutase, encoding MSVEMIDIEQLANIEELRLEIDRLDAEILAAVQRRAEVSREIGRARMASGGTRLVHSREMKVIQRYSELGPEGKDLAMLLLRLGRGRLGH
- the pcrA gene encoding DNA helicase PcrA, with protein sequence MTVHATDAKLAAEIDELLDGLNPQQRQAVVHQGSPLLIVAGAGSGKTAVLTRRVAYLIAARGVGVGQILAITFTNKAAAEMRERVVRLIGNRARAMWVSTFHSTCVRILRNQASLIKGLNSNFSIYDADDSRRLLQMIGRDMGLDIKRYSPRLLSVAISNLKNELIDPDQAVSNLTDESDDLAHTVVSVYGEYQRRLRAANALDFDDLIGETVAVLQTFPQIAQYYRRRFRHVLVDEYQDTNHAQYVLVRELVGRDDGNSSDDDVPPAELCVVGDADQSIYAFRGATIRNIEEFERDYPDATTILLEQNYRSTQNILSAANSVIARNSGRREKRLWTDAGEGELIVGYVADNEHDEARFVAQEIDALAEQDEITYNDVAVFYRTNNSSRSLEEVFIRAGIPYKVVGGVRFYERKEIRDIVAYLRVLDNPGDAVSMRRILNTPRRGIGDRAEACVAVYAENTGASFADALVAAAAGKVPMLNSRAEKAISGFVEILDDLRGHLDDDLGDLVEAVLERTGYRRELESSTDPQELARLDNLNELVSVAHEFSIDAANAAALDESPQDEDVPETGALASFLERVSLVADTDEIPEHAAGVVTLMTLHTAKGLEFPVVFVTGWEDGMFPHMRALDDPGELSEERRLAYVGITRARQRLYLSRAIVRSSWGQPMLNPESRFLQEIPQELMDWRRTAPAPSYSAPVSGAGRFGTPRAAPTRSGATKRPLLVLAPGDRVTHDKYGLGRVEEVSGVGESAMSLIDFGSAGRVKLMHNHAPVSKL